GAATTTACCCTGAAAGATATCGAGAACTATTACGATACGCTGGCAACGCTTGAATGCCACGCGATGGGAAGCGCCATTTTCAACATAAACAAAGAACACTGCAAGGTCATGCGCGAGATAAACGCTCAGATTTTATCCTGCGCGTACACAAATGACTTTGACACGAGCAGGACGCTGAATAAAACATTCCATACGATATATCTTAATCTTGCTGACAACAGCTATATTCAGACGCTCTGGTCCAACACCTGGTCGCGGCTTTATTACTGCCCCACAAACATCGTTCATTCGATCGACTGGGAGATCGTCTGCTGCGACCAGCATGACCGGCTCATAGAGGCGATAGAGAAAAAAGATATGCATAAGATCACCAGCTGCATAAAGGATGAGCACTGGTCCTTTAAAAAACAAAAGGAATATATCCTTAGATACTATGATTTCGGCTCCGTCGACAAAACGGTGTCTAAAAAAGAGGAAACAAATATTGGCAAGGGGAGGAGGGCTGGCAGGCAGGTATTGTAGTAATGAATTGCTTTTTTAAATCATTTTATGAAACGGAGGAATATGTGGATGAAAGTGTTTGAAGAACGCCGTAAAAAAGCCTATCAATCTTTGAGGGAGGCCGGATTTGACCGGGCGCTGCTTGGTGACCCGATGTCAATCAATTATTTTACCGGCATTCATGTCACTCCCTATGAGAGGTTTTACGGCCTCGTGCTGGACGCGTCAGGGGAAACCTGTGTAATGGTAAATCCCGGCGTCGACAGGGGCTGCATGAAGGGACGCGTGCCGGAGCTCGTTTATACCGACACGGACGGACCGAAAGA
This region of Cloacibacillus sp. genomic DNA includes:
- a CDS encoding GntR family transcriptional regulator, with protein sequence MNVPATKFYIKPLREQVCEYLKKEIGSHNIRPGDMINLRQLSTELGISITPLRDALLQLEGEGMVHILPRRGIILREFTLKDIENYYDTLATLECHAMGSAIFNINKEHCKVMREINAQILSCAYTNDFDTSRTLNKTFHTIYLNLADNSYIQTLWSNTWSRLYYCPTNIVHSIDWEIVCCDQHDRLIEAIEKKDMHKITSCIKDEHWSFKKQKEYILRYYDFGSVDKTVSKKEETNIGKGRRAGRQVL